DNA sequence from the Brassica napus cultivar Da-Ae unplaced genomic scaffold, Da-Ae ScsIHWf_1274;HRSCAF=1820, whole genome shotgun sequence genome:
GATGTTGTCATTAGTCACAACATCAAGCTTTGGACCAGGAAACTGACCATTGATCAGAATAacctaagaaaaaaaacagaatatcaATAAAGAGTTTAAAAAAGGTATTAGCATCAAACAAGCAAAAAAGGGATATCAAACCGTCTATAAGTAGAAACTGTTGTTGTGTACTTTGTACCTGTTGGGGAACACCAAGAGGATAGATAATGCCGTAGGTCACAGTCCAGGTGTAGAACTTGTAAGGGCTTTCTCCTTTCACTATCACCAGGCTGCTTAAAAGAGCCAAAGCTACAAGAAGATGAAGCAAAGATAATCCTGTTCTGAATGCCATTTTTAAATGGCTTGCTAAAAGAATGGTAGCGACAAGAGACTTgctgcaagaaaaaaaaaactcttttccTAAAATGGGTTTGAGAAATGAAGGGACTTTGGTCtataaaatatgcaaatagAAAGCGAGAGGTGAGGGTGAGTCGGTGACATAAGTAAATGAGAGGAGGAAAAGTAATGAAGGTGGTTCCAATCAATGGCAGTGAAGATCTCGAGTGAGTTTTTCgccattattttattttcctgcGTTTCGTCACAGAAATTATTAAAACGAAACCATAATAAAGTAGTTAATGTGAAGAAAGGATAGTGGAATATGGTGACAAGGGAATTGAATGGTTTCTCACGCGTTTTGCATTATATGATTATTGCTTCCAGCCAAAGCTTAGCTTTCATTATTCGACTATAAACCGATAAGGATACCATAAAAAAGGCAAatgaaattaatttaaaacgataaatattaaaagaaataaaatgaggAAAAGACAATAGATGCTTtgagaaaatattattatgtcCTAAATTGTCGACGCTGAATCGCTGATTAGATTCGCCCTCATGCAGTTTTCTTCATGTTCACCTCCCCCAAGGAAGCTTTTCATTTCTCGGAACCAACTATGAATGAACTTTGTTGTAGTTTCTACAATaggataattaaaattttgaaacaaaagattATTCTTATGACAAAAAGAGTATCTGTCTATTTATTATCACGTCATCTGCATTGTTGAAATCTGTGCCACTTTTGCTGATTTACTTCAAACAAACGTAgttcttttttcttattttggcACATGCAAATCTGACTAGAGACATTTTAATTTTCGATACATTTCAAGTTACTCGCAGTTTTGAAATACGGTCCACCGTccgatacatatatatactgtTATTATTTAtcgttataaatttatatagaattaaaatgttatttatccattaaaaacaagaaaagtgGAATGTCAAAACTATATTTGTGCTAATTAAATTTCCTATTAAAGTATAAAGTATATCCAATTAACAATTGACGGATAGATCACATCAAAATAGGTCCATGGATTCCATGCATGCATATCACAGAACGAAATAAGTACGTGTAGTTAATTTCGAAAAAAGTACGTGTAGTTAAGAAGTTGAGACAAGACATCAATTACGTTCACCTAGGTACACACAGACTATACACTGTAATCTGCAAATATTGTGAAATTTGATCGTTGACTCGGTTAAAAATACGTAAGAAACGAATCAAACAAAGGAAAACAGTATCAAAAATCGTATTTCTGCAGCATAATGACGTGTCGGCAAGGATTATCATGACAAAACAGGAAGCATGTGGAGAGAGTATTTGATTAAGCATCATGGgtttattaaataaaagaatatcAACCACTAATgttgattattttttcttctcGTCTCGTAATCACTATATATACCTAGCCTTAGATTAATCAAGTGACATTATACAAGAGTCAACATGGTGCTGGCACTATCATGACATGTGGAAGCTACCAcgatgatggacagccacatgcTATGTCTCTTATCTTATTAAGACCGCTCCGAAATTAAATTACGTGCCATCCTTTGGCTTGTAGCAATCTCAAATCATGTGCATTTTTTAATTACGCATTTTGTATCAAGACaaaaagaaagatagaaagaaagaaaaacatacgAAATGGGCCCATAGAAATAAAAAGCTCTTGTGAGTGGGCTGCTTTAAATGGTGGCCTAAAACTAAAGAAACACATACGCTCGCACGCGGGAAAAAGAGGCACAGGAAACACGCTCCGTCTACCGAACCAACCACCTACGGCGCGTGTGTATGGACGACGCGGATTGTTAACGACTTAACACAGTTTCCAAGTAAGAACACCTCCATTGGAGGCTTTTAGAGAAGGTTCTAAAAAAaacccaataaaaataaatgaaaaagaaaataaaaccaaagaacCGGTGCCAAACTAAGGGGTTTTGGAACCACTAGACACCCCATACGTGCTCTGTTCTTATTGGCCgcctttctttcttcttcgatGGTTTTTTTTGTGTCTGAGAAATCTAGTGTTGTTACCTCCTTCTCCAAATCCGTTCATTGAAATCACCTTGTAGGTTCGaattatttgagtttttgtATTGATTTGAAGCTTGTGAATCTCGTTGGAAGTGAAATTTGGTTTTGCTGATGAGATTAGCTTTGATGATGAGATTTGAGATTAGCTTTGACTTTGTATTTGTTTGTATAGAGATAGCTTCTCACATGAAAGTAATTGGGCGTGATTGAGTTTCCAGATGGATTACCTCCTACTACGTCGACAAGTATGTGTTTTTTATCTTTTGCTTCAGATTCATAAGTATATATCTTTTGGAATAAAGGTTGATAActtatgttgaaaataatatatagggaaaAAGGAGAATCTTTCAGAGATGGAGCAGCAACTGAAGAAGGCAGAAGCTGCTCAAAGACGAAAAGTTCAGATTGAGAAGGCTGCAAGAGAGTCCGAGGTTAGTGTTATTTCTCTATCATCGCTATGAGCATCTAAAGTATTGGTAAGCTCATGACATGGATGGTCTTGGTTTTGTTTCTTCAGGCAGAGGCCATTAGAAAAATTCTAGGACAGGATTCGAGCAGGAAGAAGCGTGAAGACAAAATTAAAAAACGACTTGATGAATTGGCTCAGGTACACAGAGAAGCCCACCTTATTTTTGATACGTTATTTCTGAGTAAAAACTGAGATGCTGACAATTTGTGTCATATGCGTTGATGAATTGATAACAGGAGAAAGCTGCACACGAGGAAAGGGCCTCAACAAGCTACATCAGGACAATAATGGGTCCTAATGGAACAACTGTTTCATTTCCCATTGACAAAGTGCCTAGCCTGTTTGATCCCAAACCATCTGGGTATGGTTCTTTTTCACAAAACTCTGTTTAGTTATGTCTCATATATGTTAATGAGAACAATTGCTAAATCAGATTGTTAATGAGTTCCTGACAAAGCTTCCTCTCTGCAGTCTCAAATGTTACAAGGCAGTTCAGGAGCAGCATCAGTAGCAGACTGCACCGGTTTAGatattgatttgattttttctgATACAAAAGGTTAAGAACTCAGCTCTCTGAGTTTATAGAGATTACATGAcatgttttagtttttcttttgctttgcTTCAGACTTGTCTGATTGGATATAGTTCATTTTTCATATGTGAGATGAGCTCatgtttatttgaatttttatttaggcttttctttcatgtttgtttaaaatttctaataataaatttgtattctgtttttaatatgtttttaagtcatatttgtttaaattttatgaaatctaataatttataagttttataaaatttaaatttaataattcaatttctaaaataaaataaaaattaagaacctcGTAGGAGTTCTACTAATGGACtttttcaaaactaattacAATATTTAAGGTTCTAAACTTCATAAAGTACATAATtaacaattaaattaattttaagaatCCATTAGAGGCTCTAACCAATGCAGGAAGGAAGGTATAGAATATTTTGTAATGGACTTTACACGTCAACGAGGACGTATGCTTTGCAATGAAGCAAAACATTTACAATATTCTCCAACCATACGCTCTTTCCTAACATGTCAGATTTTCAGAGAATCTCAGATCACTTAGACAAAACCTGAGAGtgtctctttttctttgatttttttttgggtgtgtGTTTGGTGGGGAGGAAGAGAAATAAGAATGAACGATTGGGTTTCTCTAGGTTTAGGTTCTATTGGGGGAGCTTTGGTCTCCGAGGTTCTGAAACTAATAATCGAAGAGGCAAAGAAGTACAAATCCTTCAAACCCTTGTCCAAAGATCTAGCGGAAACGATGGAGAGATTGCTTCCGTTGACCAAAGAGATCGATTCGATGCAAAACGAGCTAGACCTTGGTTCAGGAGAGCTAAAGAAACTGATGGAAACGATAAAAAAAGCTTATGTACTGGTTCTCAAGCTTAAAGACGACGACGTCTGGTTCTTCGAGAAATCTAAGTACGCCAGAGAAATAGAGGATATCAATAAAGATATGACCAAGTTCTGTGATATTACTCTACAGGTTCTTCAGTATAGGAACCAGTTGAAGTTGTTGAATCTTGGGGGGAACGTTGTGAATATGGTGTACGGTTTAGATAAGAAAATAGATGGCTTGAGCGTTCCCGTTCCCGTTTTCAAAGACCTTTGTTCGGTTCCCAAGCTTAATAAGGCACCCGTTGGATTCGCTTGGCCATTGATAGAGCTTAAGAAGATACTCCTTGACGATGCAGTGGTTAATCTTGTGGTCTCTGCTCCTCCCGGGTGCGGTAAAACCACGCTAGCTACTCAGCTTTGCCACGATGCAGATGTCAAAGGTGGACCTATAAAGTTTCCATCTTTACACTTTTTACTCAATGTTCATGAAATAGCTAGGCGGGTAGTATGGGATTATTGATTAAGCAAGTGTCTaaaccaatattttttataaaaaaaacgttCAAGAAAAATTGTTTCAGTTAGGTCCGATTTGCCGCCTAGGTAGACGCTTAGGGCACCGTGTAGATCAACTTTTAGAAAACTGCTTTAACTTTTAGTTATTGTTTCTAATCATCTTGTGTTTCCATTTATGACAGGGCATTTCAAGCATATCTTATTTAATGTTGTCTCAAGTACTCCTAACTTTAAGGTCATAGTACAGAACCTACTCCAGCACAACGGTTACCCTCCACATACATTTGATAACGATTCTCAGGCAAACGTTGGATTGTGGACACTGCTGGAGAAACTCAGAGAAGTCGGTCCTATATTGTTGGTGTTGGATGATGTGTGGAGAGGAGCCGAGTTGCTGCTTCAGAAATTTCGAATTACCTTGCCAGATTATAAGATCTTGGTGACTTCTCGGTTTGATTTTCCGAGCTTTGGATACAAATATCATCTGGAACCTTTGGGAGATGGAGATGCAAGAGCCCTTCTCATTCAATGGGCATCACGGCCTAATAATACGTCTGACAAAGAATATGAACTTCTTCTCCAAAAGGTATTAATTAGTTCTATATCTTTTGTAACCTAAAAACAACCTTCAAGTCACTTGTCTTGTTTGTGGACATTGCAGATATTGAAACGCTGTAATGGATTCCCAATCGTTATTGAAGTCGTTGGCGTCTCACTTAATGGACAAACTCTAACTACATGGAAAGGGCAGGTGGAAAGCTGGTCTCAAGGGGAAACGGTTCTTGATATTCCTTCTCAGCCTACTGTGTTGGAATGTCTGCAGCCTAGCTTCAATGCGCTGGTACCTAATCTCAAAGAGTGTTTCTTGGACATGGGCTCATTTCTTGAAGACCAAAAGATACGTGCTTCTGTAATCATTGACATTTGGATGGAACTATATGGTAAAAGTAGTAGTATCTTGTGCATGAAGTACCTTGAAGACCTTGCCTCTCAGAATCTACTCAAACTTGTTCCTCTAGGGTATGTTGTTCCTGTCTCGACACTGACTCTTTTACACCTTATGTAAAAAgaatctttataaattatttttttttcccatAATTTGGGGCATATACTTATGTAAACAACTCCAAACTTTTTGGGTGTTTTATTGGGCTTGGCCTAGATTCGACCAGCTTCTTGTCATCTAAACCACTAGAGAAACTTATTTCTCTTGGTTTATGAGCAGGAATGAGACTGAAGATGGTTTCTACAATGAGTTCTTAGTCACTCAACATGATATCCTTAGGGAGTTGGCTATACGTCAAAGCGAATTGGAAGCAATCTTGGAAAGGAAAAGACTAAATTTGGAGATAAGAGAGGATACATTTCCAGACTGGTGTTTGAAGGGACCTGTTGTTAATGCCTCTCTATTGTCTATCTCCACAGGTAAGTAACTTATGAACGTAGTGATTATACACATCTCTGACTTTACTATAACTATGTTTGgtctttcttctttttggtgTTACAGATGATTTGTTCTCATCAAACTGGGTTGAAATGGATTGTCCCAGTGTGGAGGTTTTAGTTCTTAACCTTTCTTCATCAGACTATGCATTACCAAGCTTCATTGCTGGAATGAGGAAGCTAAAGGTTCTGACAATAACAAATCACGGTTTCTATCCAGCAAGATTGAGTAACTTCTCGTGTCTCAGCTTATTACCAAACCTGAAACGGATCAGATTGGAGAAAGTTTCAGTCACGTTGCTCGACATTCCCCAGTTGAAACTCCGCAGTCTCAAGAAGTTGTCTTTGGTCATGTGTAGTTTCGGTGATGTTTTCTACGACTGTGAAGATATAGATGTCTCTAAAGCCCTTCCTAGTTTACAGGAGATTGACATAGACTATTGCTATGATCTTGATGAGTTACCGTATTGGGTCTGTGAAGTTGTTTCACTGAAGACACTTAGCATCACAAACTGTAACAAGCTCACTGTACTTTCTGAAGCTATAGGCAACTTGAGTAAACTAGAAGTGTTGAGGGTGAGTTCTTGCATTAATCTCTCCGAGCTGCCTGAAACTACTGATAAACTCAGCAACTTGCGGTTTCTGGATATATCTCATTGCTTGGGATTGAGAAAGTTGCCTTTAAAGATTGGAAAGCTGCAGAAGCTGAAGAGGATCTCGATGAGAAAGTGTTGGAGATGCGAGTTGCCAGATTCAGTGAGGGATCTAGAGGATCTGGAGGTAAAATGTGAGGAAGAAACCAGGTCGATGTTGTGGGAAAGGTTGATGCCAAAAATGAGAAACTTGATAGTTCATGAGGATGAAACAGAGCACAACCTCAACTTGCTTCAAATGTTTTAAGTTGTGATTGAAAGAAAATTTTCCTAGCTTGTTTATGTCGTGTAATGTTATTCTCATCATTCATATGTAACTAGAAGCATTGTGTATTCTGGCTTTGTTAGTAAAATTACTGGTAcatatttgattgtttttttttagcttttatatatttgtttcggTTATCATGTTACAAAATTATGGGTACATGCATATTTGATTGGTTCCTTTACATATTTGATTCTTTTACTAGTAAAGTTTTCATATCTTGGTTCTTGGATTTGGAAGAAGCTACTGAAGTATAGAGCTCTGGCCAGATCTTTTGTACAAGTAGAAATAAGAAGTGGAACTACTACTTCTTTCTGGTTTGATGAGTGGTCCCCCTTGGGGGGGGGATAATAGACCTCACAGAAATGCAAGGTTGCATCGCGCTTGGGATTAATCTCAACGCCACCGTCGAGTTTGTTATTCGAAACTACCGGAGCCGCCGCTACAGAGCAGAACACTTGATCACCATTGATAAGGAGATCCTGAAGTTGAGAGCCCATGGACTTACAGAAGAAGACGATGTGGTTAAGTGGAAAGGGAAAGGCAATGTGTTTCGACCATGTTTCGACACACACCAAACTTGGAACTCTATTCGAGTGCCGCAGTCAAAAGTTCAGTGGTATAAGGGTCTCTGGTTTGCTGGATCAACTCCAAAGTACTCTGTTATGTCTT
Encoded proteins:
- the LOC111212767 gene encoding probable disease resistance protein At5g66900, whose translation is MNDWVSLGLGSIGGALVSEVLKLIIEEAKKYKSFKPLSKDLAETMERLLPLTKEIDSMQNELDLGSGELKKLMETIKKAYVLVLKLKDDDVWFFEKSKYAREIEDINKDMTKFCDITLQVLQYRNQLKLLNLGGNVVNMVYGLDKKIDGLSVPVPVFKDLCSVPKLNKAPVGFAWPLIELKKILLDDAVVNLVVSAPPGCGKTTLATQLCHDADVKGHFKHILFNVVSSTPNFKVIVQNLLQHNGYPPHTFDNDSQANVGLWTLLEKLREVGPILLVLDDVWRGAELLLQKFRITLPDYKILVTSRFDFPSFGYKYHLEPLGDGDARALLIQWASRPNNTSDKEYELLLQKILKRCNGFPIVIEVVGVSLNGQTLTTWKGQVESWSQGETVLDIPSQPTVLECLQPSFNALVPNLKECFLDMGSFLEDQKIRASVIIDIWMELYGKSSSILCMKYLEDLASQNLLKLVPLGNETEDGFYNEFLVTQHDILRELAIRQSELEAILERKRLNLEIREDTFPDWCLKGPVVNASLLSISTDDLFSSNWVEMDCPSVEVLVLNLSSSDYALPSFIAGMRKLKVLTITNHGFYPARLSNFSCLSLLPNLKRIRLEKVSVTLLDIPQLKLRSLKKLSLVMCSFGDVFYDCEDIDVSKALPSLQEIDIDYCYDLDELPYWVCEVVSLKTLSITNCNKLTVLSEAIGNLSKLEVLRVSSCINLSELPETTDKLSNLRFLDISHCLGLRKLPLKIGKLQKLKRISMRKCWRCELPDSVRDLEDLEVKCEEETRSMLWERLMPKMRNLIVHEDETEHNLNLLQMF